One stretch of Rhipicephalus sanguineus isolate Rsan-2018 chromosome 10, BIME_Rsan_1.4, whole genome shotgun sequence DNA includes these proteins:
- the LOC119407250 gene encoding mucin-17 isoform X1, whose amino-acid sequence MEECSDGVVFLAGAALLTVSLCCLTYVISLYVQVARDWVRSFLGKPKPPVPPKPTTLLSEAGNRRPVITVSPLTETTGQSHANGITKEGDSLEDPCKKEMAHEVTVVIEHRAEAEALCNGSNDAMPATDDKVDPTPSTSAQPVQNGESEAQSKDTQQPSDSSKRNTITEDWSIKDNVESGDEACCTRLSQLIHRKAKELSTHLTKPPKPLKPLKESKALLTQTKSFGDEIPGGRHGIRYADEDTEASSDYQDVDFSKVAVAEVTTVSVHKEGTPKPIVEENEYEIVEAPREEIKPTPLPVAPIMVIVEDEATKQSSVVPEATQKKTRSLEKPKRPPPPKPEAAKKPRVRFGVEVFPSDIIAAMAAKKKGTATESSVSQLVPADAEAALAKDAPSDKQPQEEPALENPILVRVKEREEPSPVLSTKMPKSMFPQSSPTKKVKPQRPPPPKIPASTTHPTCSPPPPPSSPPSSLEEPTASPASAAPITTSESAPVVTDESKSPELVESAASEPSAVAKEEAEVIPTEVPSCSPVVSQEPVIESEVISAAAKTTVDASKSSETPRKKRTPPPRPPPPKCKPKLTEMAAKPTVSQKPVVSQKPVTPKKPVPLQRQVVSPSSSKQAVQSATNEYSQTDDLVVFRAKNIVADLDALLAQREAEEAARVKNVSCIEASLKTMAREAAHQFKQPEDSMCGTLDIKMEDTPQAPPRKRRQRSRTVEAVRVTGDEHCRQPRRSHSLSEADIRIRTAQRLGQGESSDVAATITETFVMVLESPLTKKELKDLYTNVTVAPTKDRRFKEVPKPTPTTGMRFRPLPPPPPPPRGRSKLPTSSAASSFDENPSTPPAAESEPPSADPIEAPAQEPSESPVARESVEMRTSPAKHDSKRDSKRDSKRDSKRDSKSEPHSRQSPKSGSTSPKVRWENGEPKSFRLSNSTFYGPPLEIPPEAQRGAESPSTEPNASSEKSRSSWYDDSDASGDVADVDSPAVPSDTDPAVSSRRSDSSPGSVQRSKTRLKEKKRASAKFYCDVEGERESSTDRDVPPRTPSRASGSDRALEAAENKGEDTDELLEMAEGLQKEMTQVLVERQKRLLETFDSELSAQRAESESREHRLTEEKDSPSLMPRKDLPSTHSSASEVSWQGSSEEESDGEETRNMSLDEAARHRRKRKCMYIAREIASSEQAFVDALHLLNTDFREAVRAASEERGSPIVPDDVLDQILKHLPQLVDLNEELLGQLQERVDNWEGREKVADVLIKMGPFLKLYSSYIKDFESMTAALEEAKRKYPEFQKVVRTFEQSPRCRQLTLPQYMLKPIQRIPQYRLLLTDYVKNLEVETPEYSDACAALEIVSQVAEHANETMKLGDNFSKLMSLQNRISNRYEVLKPGRAFLKEGELMKVSRKEMQPRYFVLFSDSLLYLVPTPQGFYRVNYELPLSGMKVMVPPQQDYQNEFSVYTTKRSFILSASSPEEREEWISAVTKAIEDNIHRKSSFHVLKKEGSQSSSSSELGREAPVWIPDQRVTMCQLCTSGFTFTHRRHHCRACGKVICATCSSHRLPLPYLGSDKPVRICDDCFRSLQCGGEPRDHPEADGDGDQSQGRRKKHGGVLQEVAANDLGSSMSGYLHYWSKKAWKRQWFVIKEHVLYVYKASEDVAALRTVPLLGYQVGAVSKGFEEVPREQLFLLEHTGLDPLIFYADTSDLAARWREAMEEATKLT is encoded by the exons ATGGAGGAGTGTTCGGACGGCGTGGTTTTTCTGGCGGGTGCAGCCTTGCTGACCGTCTCGCTGTGCTGCCTGACGTACGTGATCTCGCTCTACGTCCAGGTGGCCAGGGACTGGGTCAGATCCTTCCTAG GCAAGCCCAAGCCTCCCGTGCCTCCAAAGCCCACGACGCTGCTCTCAGAGGCAGGCAACCGCCGGCCAGTCATCACCGTGTCGCCGCTGACCGAGACGACCGGCCAAAGTCATGCCAACGGCATCACGAAGGAAGGTGACAGTCTGGAAGACCCCTGCAAGAAGGAAATGGCTCACGA GGTGACGGTGGTAATAGAGCACCGAGCAGAAGCGGAGGCCCTGTGCAACGGTTCGAACGACGCAATGCCTGCGACCGACGACAAAGTCGACCCCACTCCGAGCACTAGCGCACAGCCAGTGCAAAATGGCGAGTCTGAAGCGCAGTCCAAGGATACGCAGCAGCCTTCAGATAGCAGCAAACGAAATACTATAACAGAGGACTG GTCCATCAAGGACAACGTTGAGTCGGGAGACGAAGCCTGCTGCACACGACTCTCGCAGCTCATTCACCGCAAGGCAAAGGAACTCTCCACTCACCTGACAAAGCCGCCTAAACCACTCAAGCCTCTAAAGGAAAGCAAGGCGCTGCTGACACAAACAAAAAGCTTCGGCGACGAAATTCCAGGAGGGAGGCACGGCATCCGCTACGCCGATGAAGACACCGAGGCCAGTTCGGACTACCAGGATGTAGACTTCAGTAAGGTTGCGGTCGCAGAGGTGACTACTGTCTCAGTTCACAAGGAAGGCACACCCAAGCCAATCGTTGAAGAAAACGAGTACGAAATAGTCGAAGCGCCTCGTGAGGAGATCAAACCCACGCCCCTGCCTGTTGCCCCCATCATGGTCATCGTAGAGGACGAAGCGACCAAGCAGTCCAGCGTCGTGCCCGAGGCTACCCAGAAGAAGACGAGGTCTCTGGAAAAGCCGAAGAGGCCGCCACCACCCAAGCCGGAAGCGGCGAAGAAGCCGCGCGTCAGATTTGGTGTCGAGGTGTTTCCCTCCGACATCattgctgccatggctgcgaaAAAGAAAGGCACCGCGACTGAATCGAGTGTGTCTCAGTTGGTGCCGGCTGACGCGGAAGCGGCTTTGGCAAAGGACGCACCTTCGGACAAACAGCCGCAAGAGGAGCCTGCTCTGGAAAATCCCATTCTCGTCCGAGTCAAGGAGAGGGAAGAGCCAAGTCCCGTACTTTCGACCAAGATGCCAAAGTCAATGTTTCCGCAGTCGTCTCCCACGAAAAAGGTGAAGCCCCAGCGACCTCCCCCTCCAAAAATTCCCGCTTCGACGACTCATCCGACTTGCTCGCCACCGCCTCCCCCTTCATCACCTCCCAGCTCCCTGGAGGAGCCAACAGCTTCACCCGCTAGTGCTGCACCGATTACGACGTCTGAAAGTGCTCCCGTTGTGACAGACGAAAGCAAGAGTCCAGAACTTGTCGAAAGTGCTGCTTCCGAACCTTCGGCAGTCGCTAAAGAAGAAGCTGAAGTCATTCCAACTGAAGTGCCTTCGTGTTCCCCCGTTGTATCTCAGGAACCTGTGATAGAAAGCGAAGTGATATCCGCTGCAGCAAAAACCACTGTGGATGCTTCCAAGTCTAGTGAAACGCCACGGAAGAAGCGGACGCCTCCGCCAAGGCCGCCACCTCCCAAGTGCAAGCCAAAATTGACTGAGATGGCGGCAAAGCCGACAGTTTCGCAAAAGCCAGTGGTTTCACAAAAGCCTGTAACTCCAAAGAAGCCCGTGCCTTTGCAGCGACAGGTCGTCTCGCCGTCGTCATCAAAGCAAGCAGTTCAGTCTGCCACGAATGAGTATAGTCAGACGGACGACCTTGTAGTGTTTCGTGCAAAGAACATCGTAGCTGACCTCGACGCCCTCTTGGCTCAGAGGGAAGCAGAAGAAGCTGCACGAGTGAAGAATGTGTCGTGCATCGAGGCGTCTCTCAAAACAATGGCGCGGGAAGCCGCACATCAGTTTAAGCAACCCGAGGATTCAATGTGCGGAACCCTTGATATCAAAATGGAAGACACTCCTCAGGCTCCACCGCGAAAGCGGCGCCAGCGCTCGAGGACGGTGGAGGCAGTCAGGGTCACAGGAGACGAGCATTGCAGGCAACCACGGAGGAGCCACTCACTGTCTGAAGCCGATATTCGAATCAGGACGGCCCAGAGGCTAGGCCAAGGAGAGAGTTCTGACGTTGCAGCTACCATAACCGAAACGTTTGTGATGGTGTTGGAGTCGCCTCTTACGAAAAAGGAGCTGAAGGACCTGTACACGAACGTCACAGTTGCCCCTACGAAAGACCGTCGCTTCAAGGAGGTTCCGAAGCCAACGCCCACGACTGGAATGCGTTTCAGACCCCTTCCACCTCCTCCACCGCCACCACGAGGAAGATCTAAGTTACCGACTTCATCTGCTGCAAGTTCTTTCGACGAGAACCCTTCAACGCCTCCAGCAGCTGAAAGTGAACCTCCGAGCGCCGATCCGATCGAAGCTCCCGCCCAGGAGCCGAGCGAAAGCCCAGTAGCACGCGAAAGCGTCGAAATGAGGACGAGTCCGGCTAAGCACGATTCCAAGCGTGACTCTAAACGTGATTCCAAGCGTGATTCCAAACGCGATTCCAAGTCCGAACCGCACAGCCGGCAAAGCCCAAAGAGCGGAAGCACATCTCCGAAGGTTCGCTGGGAGAACGGGGAGCCGAAGTCATTCCGGCTTTCCAACAGCACCTTCTACGGTCCGCCGCTCGAGATTCCACCAGAGGCGCAACGGGGTGCCGAGTCACCTAGCACAGAGCCCAACGCCAGCAGCGAGAAGTCTCGGTCCAGCTGGTACGACGACAGCGACGCGTCAGGCGACGTCGCGGATGTCGACTCGCCGGCCGTGCCCAGCGACACTGACCCCGCAGTCAGCTCACGCAGGTCTGACTCCTCCCCTGGCTCAGTACAGCGGTCGAAGACGAGGTTGAAGGAGAAGAAACGCGCAAGCGCGAAATTTTACTGTGACGTAGAGGGGGAGCGGGAAAGTTCGACGGATAGAGATGTGCCACCACGCACCCCTTCCAGGGCGAGCGGTTCAGACAGGGCGCTCGAGGCGGCGGAGAACAAAGGGGAAGACACGGATGAACTCCTCGAGATGGCTGAAGGTCTGCAGAAGGAGATGACGCAAGTGTTGGTGGAAAGACAGAAGAGGCTGCTCGAAACGTTTGACAGCGAGCTGTCGGCGCAGAGGG CGGAGAGCGAATCCAGGGAGCACCGGTTGACGGAAGAGAAGGACTCGCCTTCACTCATGCCTCGCAAGGACCTCCCCAGCACCCACTCGTCTGCCTCAGAG GTGAGCTGGCAGGGATCGTCGGAAGAGGAGAGCGATGGGGAGGAGACACGGAACATGTCACTGGACGAGGCTGCCCGACACCGTCGCAAGCGCAAGTGCATGTACATTGCCCGGGAGATAGCCAGCTCAGAACAGGCTTTCGTCGATGCCCTGCACCTGCTGAACACG GACTTTAGGGAAGCCGTACGAGCAGCTAGCGAAGAGCGCGGCTCGCCGATCGTCCCTGACGACGTCCTGGACCAGATCCTGAAGCACCTGCCTCAACTGGTAGACTTGAATGAGGAGCTCCTCGGGCAGCTACAAGAGCGTGTAGACAACTG GGAAGGCAGGGAGAAGGTGGCTGacgtcctcatcaagatgggtcCATTCCTCAAGCTGTACTCGTCGTACATCAAGGACTTTGAATCCATGACAGCTGCTCTGGAGGAGGCCAAGCGCAAGTACCCAGAGTTCCAGAAGGTTGTCCGCACTTTCGAG CAAAGCCCTCGCTGCCGGCAGTTGACCCTACCGCAGTACATGCTCAAGCCAATCCAGCGGATACCCCAGTACCGACTTCTGCTCACTGACTACGTGAAGAACTTGGAAGTGGAAACGCCCGAGTACAGCGACGCCTGCGCCGCTCTTGAGATCGTCTCCCAGGTGGCCGAGCATGCCAATGAGACCATGAAGCTTGGG GACAACTTCTCCAAACTTATGTCGCTCCAAAACAGGATCTCTAACCGTTACGAGGTGCTGAAACCGGGAAGG GCTTTCTTGAAGGAAGGTGAGCTGATGAAAGTCTCTCGCAAGGAGATGCAGCCAAGGTACTTCGTTCTG TTCAGCGACAGTCTCCTGTATCTAGTGCCAACGCCCCAGGGGTTCTACAGGGTCAACTATGAGCTCCCCTTGTCGGGCATGAAGGTGATGGTGCCTCCACAACAGGACTACCAGAACGAGTTCAGCGTCTACACCACAAAGCGTTCCTTCATCTTGTCTGCCAG CTCACCAGAGGAACGGGAGGAGTGGATATCTGCCGTGACCAAAGCCATTGAGGACAACATTCATCGCAAGAGCTCTTTCCACGTCCTCAAAAAG GAGGGTTCGCAGTCCTCGTCAAGCTCCGAGCTGGGCCGTGAGGCGCCCGTGTGGATTCCCGACCAGCGGGTGACCATGTGCCAGCTGTGCACGAGCGGCTTCACCTTCACCCACCGGAGGCACCACTGCCGCGCCTGCGGCAAGGTCATCTGTGCCACCTGCTCCTCGCACCGGCTGCCCCTGCCCTACTTGGGCAGCGACAAGCCCGTCCGCATCTGCGACGACTGCTTCCGCTCCCTCCAGTGTGGCG GTGAGCCGAGGGACCACCCAGAGGCAGATGGGGACGGTGACCAAAGCCAGGGGAGAAGGAAGAAACACGGTGGAGTTCTCCAG GAGGTCGCGGCAAACGATCTGGGTTCGTCGATGAGTGGCTACCTGCATTATTGGTCTAAGAAAGCTTGGAAGCGACAGT
- the LOC119407250 gene encoding FYVE, RhoGEF and PH domain-containing protein 5 isoform X4 yields MPATDDKVDPTPSTSAQPVQNGESEAQSKDTQQPSDSSKRNTITEDWSIKDNVESGDEACCTRLSQLIHRKAKELSTHLTKPPKPLKPLKESKALLTQTKSFGDEIPGGRHGIRYADEDTEASSDYQDVDFSKVAVAEVTTVSVHKEGTPKPIVEENEYEIVEAPREEIKPTPLPVAPIMVIVEDEATKQSSVVPEATQKKTRSLEKPKRPPPPKPEAAKKPRVRFGVEVFPSDIIAAMAAKKKGTATESSVSQLVPADAEAALAKDAPSDKQPQEEPALENPILVRVKEREEPSPVLSTKMPKSMFPQSSPTKKVKPQRPPPPKIPASTTHPTCSPPPPPSSPPSSLEEPTASPASAAPITTSESAPVVTDESKSPELVESAASEPSAVAKEEAEVIPTEVPSCSPVVSQEPVIESEVISAAAKTTVDASKSSETPRKKRTPPPRPPPPKCKPKLTEMAAKPTVSQKPVVSQKPVTPKKPVPLQRQVVSPSSSKQAVQSATNEYSQTDDLVVFRAKNIVADLDALLAQREAEEAARVKNVSCIEASLKTMAREAAHQFKQPEDSMCGTLDIKMEDTPQAPPRKRRQRSRTVEAVRVTGDEHCRQPRRSHSLSEADIRIRTAQRLGQGESSDVAATITETFVMVLESPLTKKELKDLYTNVTVAPTKDRRFKEVPKPTPTTGMRFRPLPPPPPPPRGRSKLPTSSAASSFDENPSTPPAAESEPPSADPIEAPAQEPSESPVARESVEMRTSPAKHDSKRDSKRDSKRDSKRDSKSEPHSRQSPKSGSTSPKVRWENGEPKSFRLSNSTFYGPPLEIPPEAQRGAESPSTEPNASSEKSRSSWYDDSDASGDVADVDSPAVPSDTDPAVSSRRSDSSPGSVQRSKTRLKEKKRASAKFYCDVEGERESSTDRDVPPRTPSRASGSDRALEAAENKGEDTDELLEMAEGLQKEMTQVLVERQKRLLETFDSELSAQRAESESREHRLTEEKDSPSLMPRKDLPSTHSSASEVSWQGSSEEESDGEETRNMSLDEAARHRRKRKCMYIAREIASSEQAFVDALHLLNTDFREAVRAASEERGSPIVPDDVLDQILKHLPQLVDLNEELLGQLQERVDNWEGREKVADVLIKMGPFLKLYSSYIKDFESMTAALEEAKRKYPEFQKVVRTFEQSPRCRQLTLPQYMLKPIQRIPQYRLLLTDYVKNLEVETPEYSDACAALEIVSQVAEHANETMKLGDNFSKLMSLQNRISNRYEVLKPGRAFLKEGELMKVSRKEMQPRYFVLFSDSLLYLVPTPQGFYRVNYELPLSGMKVMVPPQQDYQNEFSVYTTKRSFILSASSPEEREEWISAVTKAIEDNIHRKSSFHVLKKEGSQSSSSSELGREAPVWIPDQRVTMCQLCTSGFTFTHRRHHCRACGKVICATCSSHRLPLPYLGSDKPVRICDDCFRSLQCGGEPRDHPEADGDGDQSQGRRKKHGGVLQEVAANDLGSSMSGYLHYWSKKAWKRQWFVIKEHVLYVYKASEDVAALRTVPLLGYQVGAVSKGFEEVPREQLFLLEHTGLDPLIFYADTSDLAARWREAMEEATKLT; encoded by the exons ATGCCTGCGACCGACGACAAAGTCGACCCCACTCCGAGCACTAGCGCACAGCCAGTGCAAAATGGCGAGTCTGAAGCGCAGTCCAAGGATACGCAGCAGCCTTCAGATAGCAGCAAACGAAATACTATAACAGAGGACTG GTCCATCAAGGACAACGTTGAGTCGGGAGACGAAGCCTGCTGCACACGACTCTCGCAGCTCATTCACCGCAAGGCAAAGGAACTCTCCACTCACCTGACAAAGCCGCCTAAACCACTCAAGCCTCTAAAGGAAAGCAAGGCGCTGCTGACACAAACAAAAAGCTTCGGCGACGAAATTCCAGGAGGGAGGCACGGCATCCGCTACGCCGATGAAGACACCGAGGCCAGTTCGGACTACCAGGATGTAGACTTCAGTAAGGTTGCGGTCGCAGAGGTGACTACTGTCTCAGTTCACAAGGAAGGCACACCCAAGCCAATCGTTGAAGAAAACGAGTACGAAATAGTCGAAGCGCCTCGTGAGGAGATCAAACCCACGCCCCTGCCTGTTGCCCCCATCATGGTCATCGTAGAGGACGAAGCGACCAAGCAGTCCAGCGTCGTGCCCGAGGCTACCCAGAAGAAGACGAGGTCTCTGGAAAAGCCGAAGAGGCCGCCACCACCCAAGCCGGAAGCGGCGAAGAAGCCGCGCGTCAGATTTGGTGTCGAGGTGTTTCCCTCCGACATCattgctgccatggctgcgaaAAAGAAAGGCACCGCGACTGAATCGAGTGTGTCTCAGTTGGTGCCGGCTGACGCGGAAGCGGCTTTGGCAAAGGACGCACCTTCGGACAAACAGCCGCAAGAGGAGCCTGCTCTGGAAAATCCCATTCTCGTCCGAGTCAAGGAGAGGGAAGAGCCAAGTCCCGTACTTTCGACCAAGATGCCAAAGTCAATGTTTCCGCAGTCGTCTCCCACGAAAAAGGTGAAGCCCCAGCGACCTCCCCCTCCAAAAATTCCCGCTTCGACGACTCATCCGACTTGCTCGCCACCGCCTCCCCCTTCATCACCTCCCAGCTCCCTGGAGGAGCCAACAGCTTCACCCGCTAGTGCTGCACCGATTACGACGTCTGAAAGTGCTCCCGTTGTGACAGACGAAAGCAAGAGTCCAGAACTTGTCGAAAGTGCTGCTTCCGAACCTTCGGCAGTCGCTAAAGAAGAAGCTGAAGTCATTCCAACTGAAGTGCCTTCGTGTTCCCCCGTTGTATCTCAGGAACCTGTGATAGAAAGCGAAGTGATATCCGCTGCAGCAAAAACCACTGTGGATGCTTCCAAGTCTAGTGAAACGCCACGGAAGAAGCGGACGCCTCCGCCAAGGCCGCCACCTCCCAAGTGCAAGCCAAAATTGACTGAGATGGCGGCAAAGCCGACAGTTTCGCAAAAGCCAGTGGTTTCACAAAAGCCTGTAACTCCAAAGAAGCCCGTGCCTTTGCAGCGACAGGTCGTCTCGCCGTCGTCATCAAAGCAAGCAGTTCAGTCTGCCACGAATGAGTATAGTCAGACGGACGACCTTGTAGTGTTTCGTGCAAAGAACATCGTAGCTGACCTCGACGCCCTCTTGGCTCAGAGGGAAGCAGAAGAAGCTGCACGAGTGAAGAATGTGTCGTGCATCGAGGCGTCTCTCAAAACAATGGCGCGGGAAGCCGCACATCAGTTTAAGCAACCCGAGGATTCAATGTGCGGAACCCTTGATATCAAAATGGAAGACACTCCTCAGGCTCCACCGCGAAAGCGGCGCCAGCGCTCGAGGACGGTGGAGGCAGTCAGGGTCACAGGAGACGAGCATTGCAGGCAACCACGGAGGAGCCACTCACTGTCTGAAGCCGATATTCGAATCAGGACGGCCCAGAGGCTAGGCCAAGGAGAGAGTTCTGACGTTGCAGCTACCATAACCGAAACGTTTGTGATGGTGTTGGAGTCGCCTCTTACGAAAAAGGAGCTGAAGGACCTGTACACGAACGTCACAGTTGCCCCTACGAAAGACCGTCGCTTCAAGGAGGTTCCGAAGCCAACGCCCACGACTGGAATGCGTTTCAGACCCCTTCCACCTCCTCCACCGCCACCACGAGGAAGATCTAAGTTACCGACTTCATCTGCTGCAAGTTCTTTCGACGAGAACCCTTCAACGCCTCCAGCAGCTGAAAGTGAACCTCCGAGCGCCGATCCGATCGAAGCTCCCGCCCAGGAGCCGAGCGAAAGCCCAGTAGCACGCGAAAGCGTCGAAATGAGGACGAGTCCGGCTAAGCACGATTCCAAGCGTGACTCTAAACGTGATTCCAAGCGTGATTCCAAACGCGATTCCAAGTCCGAACCGCACAGCCGGCAAAGCCCAAAGAGCGGAAGCACATCTCCGAAGGTTCGCTGGGAGAACGGGGAGCCGAAGTCATTCCGGCTTTCCAACAGCACCTTCTACGGTCCGCCGCTCGAGATTCCACCAGAGGCGCAACGGGGTGCCGAGTCACCTAGCACAGAGCCCAACGCCAGCAGCGAGAAGTCTCGGTCCAGCTGGTACGACGACAGCGACGCGTCAGGCGACGTCGCGGATGTCGACTCGCCGGCCGTGCCCAGCGACACTGACCCCGCAGTCAGCTCACGCAGGTCTGACTCCTCCCCTGGCTCAGTACAGCGGTCGAAGACGAGGTTGAAGGAGAAGAAACGCGCAAGCGCGAAATTTTACTGTGACGTAGAGGGGGAGCGGGAAAGTTCGACGGATAGAGATGTGCCACCACGCACCCCTTCCAGGGCGAGCGGTTCAGACAGGGCGCTCGAGGCGGCGGAGAACAAAGGGGAAGACACGGATGAACTCCTCGAGATGGCTGAAGGTCTGCAGAAGGAGATGACGCAAGTGTTGGTGGAAAGACAGAAGAGGCTGCTCGAAACGTTTGACAGCGAGCTGTCGGCGCAGAGGG CGGAGAGCGAATCCAGGGAGCACCGGTTGACGGAAGAGAAGGACTCGCCTTCACTCATGCCTCGCAAGGACCTCCCCAGCACCCACTCGTCTGCCTCAGAG GTGAGCTGGCAGGGATCGTCGGAAGAGGAGAGCGATGGGGAGGAGACACGGAACATGTCACTGGACGAGGCTGCCCGACACCGTCGCAAGCGCAAGTGCATGTACATTGCCCGGGAGATAGCCAGCTCAGAACAGGCTTTCGTCGATGCCCTGCACCTGCTGAACACG GACTTTAGGGAAGCCGTACGAGCAGCTAGCGAAGAGCGCGGCTCGCCGATCGTCCCTGACGACGTCCTGGACCAGATCCTGAAGCACCTGCCTCAACTGGTAGACTTGAATGAGGAGCTCCTCGGGCAGCTACAAGAGCGTGTAGACAACTG GGAAGGCAGGGAGAAGGTGGCTGacgtcctcatcaagatgggtcCATTCCTCAAGCTGTACTCGTCGTACATCAAGGACTTTGAATCCATGACAGCTGCTCTGGAGGAGGCCAAGCGCAAGTACCCAGAGTTCCAGAAGGTTGTCCGCACTTTCGAG CAAAGCCCTCGCTGCCGGCAGTTGACCCTACCGCAGTACATGCTCAAGCCAATCCAGCGGATACCCCAGTACCGACTTCTGCTCACTGACTACGTGAAGAACTTGGAAGTGGAAACGCCCGAGTACAGCGACGCCTGCGCCGCTCTTGAGATCGTCTCCCAGGTGGCCGAGCATGCCAATGAGACCATGAAGCTTGGG GACAACTTCTCCAAACTTATGTCGCTCCAAAACAGGATCTCTAACCGTTACGAGGTGCTGAAACCGGGAAGG GCTTTCTTGAAGGAAGGTGAGCTGATGAAAGTCTCTCGCAAGGAGATGCAGCCAAGGTACTTCGTTCTG TTCAGCGACAGTCTCCTGTATCTAGTGCCAACGCCCCAGGGGTTCTACAGGGTCAACTATGAGCTCCCCTTGTCGGGCATGAAGGTGATGGTGCCTCCACAACAGGACTACCAGAACGAGTTCAGCGTCTACACCACAAAGCGTTCCTTCATCTTGTCTGCCAG CTCACCAGAGGAACGGGAGGAGTGGATATCTGCCGTGACCAAAGCCATTGAGGACAACATTCATCGCAAGAGCTCTTTCCACGTCCTCAAAAAG GAGGGTTCGCAGTCCTCGTCAAGCTCCGAGCTGGGCCGTGAGGCGCCCGTGTGGATTCCCGACCAGCGGGTGACCATGTGCCAGCTGTGCACGAGCGGCTTCACCTTCACCCACCGGAGGCACCACTGCCGCGCCTGCGGCAAGGTCATCTGTGCCACCTGCTCCTCGCACCGGCTGCCCCTGCCCTACTTGGGCAGCGACAAGCCCGTCCGCATCTGCGACGACTGCTTCCGCTCCCTCCAGTGTGGCG GTGAGCCGAGGGACCACCCAGAGGCAGATGGGGACGGTGACCAAAGCCAGGGGAGAAGGAAGAAACACGGTGGAGTTCTCCAG GAGGTCGCGGCAAACGATCTGGGTTCGTCGATGAGTGGCTACCTGCATTATTGGTCTAAGAAAGCTTGGAAGCGACAGT